A genomic segment from Rahnella aceris encodes:
- the hrpA gene encoding ATP-dependent RNA helicase HrpA, whose product MKSPLAALSAQLDGLMLRDRQRLQRRLQGARKIDKPEALDALSAEIQTAINESLKKVSAREASRPKISYPENLPVSQKKEDIYNAIRDHQVVIVAGETGSGKTTQIPKICMELGRGIKGVIGHTQPRRLAARTVANRIADELDTTLGNTVGYKVRFNDQVSENTLVKLMTDGILLAEIQQDRMLMQYDTLIIDEAHERSLNIDFILGYLRQLLPKRPDLKVIITSATIDPQRFSRHFNHAPVIEVSGRTYPVDVRYRPIVDDADDVDRDQLQAIFDAVDELGRESMGDILIFMSGEREIRDTADALNRLDLPHTEILPLYARLSNSEQNRVFQSHSGRRIVLATNVAETSLTVPGIKYVIDPGTARISRYSFRTKVQRLPIEPVSQASANQRKGRCGRVSEGICIRLYSEQDFLSRPEFTDPEILRTNLASVILQMTSLGLGDIAAFPFVEAPDKRNVQDGVRLLEELNAINNAVDGRYTLTPLGRQLAQLPVDPRLARMVLEAQKNGCVREVMIITAALSIQDPRERPMDKQQASDEKHRRFADKDSDFLAFVNLWDHLQVQQKALSSAQFRKLCRSDFLNYLRVREWQDIYTQLRQVVKELGLPVNSLPAEYREVHCALLTGLLSHIGQKDADKQEYTGARNARFAVFPGSGLFKKPPKWVMVAELVETSRLWGRIAARIEPEWIEPLAQHLAKSSYSEPHWEKAQGAVMATEKVTLYGLPIVAARRVNYGTIDPVVSRELFIRHALVEGDWQTRHAFFRANLRLRTEVEELEHKSRRRDILVDDETLFLFYEQRIGQEVVSARHFDTWWKTQPQDSLNFEKSMLIKEGAGNISAHDYPNFWHQGNLKLRVTYQFEPGTDADGVTVHIPLPLLNQVSEEGFDWQIPGIRRDLIMALIKSLPKPVRRNFVPAPNYADALLGRIKPFEMPLLDAMEKELRKMSGVTVSREDWQWDQVPDHLKMTFRIVDDKNKTLREGKDLAALKSGLKEQVQQTLSAVADDGIEQRDLHVWSFGTLPERYEQKRGGYEVKAYPAIVDEKDSVAIRLFDSELEQQQAMLSGMRRLLLLNIPSPVKYLHEKLPNKAKLGLYFNPYGKVLDLIDDCISCGIDKLIAESGGLVWREEDFAKLHEHVRANLNDTVVQIAIQVEQILTTVFSINKRLKGRIDINMALALSDIKTQMSGLIYRGFVTQNGWKRLPDTLRYLQAIERRMDKLAMDPHRDRAQMLKVENIRQQWQQWLNKLPPVRQQSDEVKEIRWMIEELRVSYFAQQLGTPYPISDKRILQTMEQLV is encoded by the coding sequence GCCAGAAAGATTGATAAACCTGAAGCACTCGACGCGTTAAGTGCTGAAATCCAGACCGCCATCAACGAGAGCCTGAAAAAAGTCAGTGCCCGTGAAGCCTCACGGCCAAAAATCAGCTATCCGGAAAACTTGCCGGTCAGCCAGAAGAAAGAAGACATCTATAACGCTATCCGCGATCACCAGGTAGTGATTGTCGCAGGTGAAACCGGCTCCGGTAAAACCACACAGATCCCGAAAATCTGTATGGAACTCGGTCGCGGGATTAAAGGCGTGATTGGTCATACTCAGCCGCGACGTCTGGCGGCGCGTACTGTGGCCAACCGTATTGCCGATGAGCTGGATACCACGCTCGGTAACACGGTCGGTTATAAAGTTCGCTTTAACGATCAGGTCAGTGAAAACACCCTCGTTAAGCTGATGACCGACGGTATTCTGCTGGCGGAGATCCAGCAGGATCGCATGCTGATGCAGTACGACACGCTGATCATCGATGAAGCGCATGAACGCAGCCTGAATATCGACTTTATCCTCGGTTACCTGCGTCAGTTGCTGCCAAAACGCCCCGACCTGAAAGTCATTATTACCTCGGCGACTATCGATCCGCAGCGGTTCTCGCGTCATTTTAATCATGCACCGGTCATTGAAGTTTCCGGCCGGACGTATCCGGTTGACGTGCGTTATCGCCCGATTGTGGATGACGCAGATGATGTGGATCGTGACCAGTTGCAGGCGATTTTCGATGCGGTCGATGAACTCGGCCGCGAAAGCATGGGCGACATTTTGATCTTCATGAGCGGTGAGCGTGAAATTCGTGATACTGCCGATGCGCTGAACCGTCTGGATTTGCCTCACACCGAGATTTTGCCGCTGTATGCGCGGTTGTCGAACAGCGAGCAGAACCGCGTATTCCAGTCGCACTCCGGTCGCCGTATCGTGCTGGCGACCAACGTCGCCGAAACCTCGCTGACCGTGCCGGGTATCAAATATGTCATTGATCCCGGCACCGCGCGTATCAGCCGCTACAGTTTCCGCACCAAAGTGCAGCGCCTGCCGATCGAACCGGTTTCGCAGGCGTCGGCTAACCAGCGTAAAGGCCGCTGCGGACGTGTTTCCGAAGGTATCTGTATCCGCCTGTATTCGGAGCAGGATTTCCTCTCGCGCCCGGAATTCACCGACCCTGAAATTCTGCGCACCAATCTGGCTTCCGTCATTTTACAAATGACCTCGCTGGGGCTGGGCGATATCGCCGCATTCCCGTTTGTTGAGGCGCCGGACAAACGCAATGTTCAGGATGGCGTCCGTCTGCTGGAAGAGCTGAACGCCATTAATAACGCCGTCGATGGTCGCTATACGCTGACACCGCTCGGTCGTCAGTTGGCGCAGTTGCCGGTGGATCCGCGTCTGGCGCGCATGGTGCTGGAAGCACAGAAAAACGGCTGCGTACGTGAAGTGATGATCATTACCGCCGCGCTGTCGATTCAGGATCCGCGCGAGCGTCCGATGGACAAACAGCAGGCGTCCGATGAAAAACATCGTCGCTTTGCCGACAAAGACTCTGATTTCCTGGCATTCGTAAACCTGTGGGATCACCTGCAGGTGCAGCAGAAAGCGCTGTCTTCTGCACAGTTCCGCAAATTGTGCCGCAGCGATTTCCTCAACTATCTGCGCGTGCGCGAGTGGCAGGACATTTACACCCAGTTGCGTCAGGTAGTGAAAGAACTGGGGCTGCCGGTGAACAGCCTGCCCGCTGAATACCGCGAAGTTCATTGCGCATTGCTGACCGGTTTGCTGTCGCATATCGGCCAGAAAGATGCCGATAAGCAGGAATATACCGGTGCACGCAATGCCCGTTTTGCGGTGTTCCCTGGCTCCGGATTATTCAAAAAACCGCCGAAATGGGTGATGGTCGCCGAACTGGTGGAAACCAGCCGCCTGTGGGGGCGTATTGCCGCGCGTATCGAACCGGAATGGATCGAGCCGCTGGCTCAGCATCTGGCGAAAAGCAGTTACAGCGAGCCGCACTGGGAAAAAGCCCAGGGCGCGGTGATGGCGACGGAAAAAGTCACGCTGTACGGCCTGCCGATTGTGGCGGCACGCAGGGTGAATTACGGCACGATTGATCCGGTCGTGTCACGGGAACTGTTTATCCGGCATGCGCTGGTGGAAGGCGACTGGCAGACCCGTCATGCGTTCTTCCGCGCTAACCTGCGTCTGCGCACCGAAGTGGAAGAGCTGGAACACAAATCCCGTCGCCGCGATATTCTGGTTGATGACGAAACCCTGTTCCTGTTCTATGAACAACGCATCGGGCAGGAAGTGGTGTCGGCGCGTCATTTTGATACCTGGTGGAAAACGCAGCCGCAGGACAGCCTGAACTTTGAAAAAAGCATGCTGATCAAAGAGGGCGCGGGCAATATCAGCGCTCACGATTACCCGAATTTCTGGCATCAGGGCAATCTCAAACTGCGCGTGACCTATCAGTTTGAGCCGGGTACCGATGCTGACGGCGTAACGGTACATATTCCTTTACCGCTGCTCAATCAGGTGAGTGAAGAAGGTTTTGACTGGCAGATCCCGGGCATTCGTCGTGATCTGATCATGGCGCTGATTAAATCGCTGCCAAAACCCGTTCGCCGCAATTTTGTGCCTGCGCCAAATTACGCGGATGCCTTGCTCGGGCGCATCAAACCGTTCGAGATGCCGTTGCTGGATGCGATGGAAAAGGAACTGCGTAAGATGAGTGGCGTGACGGTGTCACGCGAAGACTGGCAGTGGGATCAGGTGCCCGATCATCTCAAAATGACGTTCCGCATTGTCGATGATAAAAACAAAACGCTGCGCGAGGGCAAAGACCTGGCCGCGCTGAAATCTGGCCTGAAAGAGCAGGTTCAGCAAACGCTTTCTGCGGTGGCTGATGACGGTATCGAACAACGCGATCTGCATGTCTGGAGCTTTGGTACCTTACCGGAACGCTACGAACAAAAGCGCGGCGGCTATGAAGTAAAAGCTTATCCGGCGATTGTGGATGAGAAAGACAGCGTAGCGATCCGCCTGTTTGACAGTGAACTGGAACAGCAACAGGCAATGCTCAGCGGAATGCGACGTCTGCTGCTGCTGAACATTCCTTCACCGGTCAAATACCTGCATGAGAAGTTGCCGAACAAAGCCAAACTGGGGCTGTATTTTAACCCGTATGGCAAAGTGCTGGATCTGATTGACGACTGCATTTCCTGCGGCATCGACAAACTGATTGCGGAGTCCGGCGGGCTGGTGTGGCGTGAAGAAGATTTCGCAAAACTGCATGAGCACGTGCGCGCCAACCTGAATGATACGGTGGTGCAGATTGCGATTCAGGTGGAGCAAATTCTGACGACCGTTTTCAGCATCAATAAACGGCTGAAAGGACGGATCGATATCAACATGGCGCTGGCGCTTTCAGATATCAAAACCCAGATGTCCGGGCTGATTTATCGGGGTTTCGTGACGCAAAATGGCTGGAAACGTCTGCCGGATACGCTGCGCTATTTGCAGGCCATTGAACGCCGGATGGACAAACTGGCGATGGATCCGCATCGCGACCGTGCGCAGATGCTGAAAGTGGAAAACATCCGGCAGCAATGGCAGCAGTGGTTGAACAAACTGCCGCCGGTGCGTCAGCAAAGTGATGAGGTGAAAGAAATACGCTGGATGATTGAAGAACTGCGCGTCAGCTATTTCGCTCAGCAACTGGGCACGCCGTATCCGATTTCGGATAAACGGATTTTGCAGACCATGGAGCAACTGGTTTAA
- a CDS encoding trypsin-like serine peptidase, with protein sequence MRIALPLFLCFFCFTASALVHADSPDDADSDTPSISMKEKTALFFGHDQRTPVAAAAHWPWQAIGQIETESGNLCTATLISKHLVLTAGHCVLAPPGKIDKVVALRFISHDQKWRYQITALQTLVDPKLGKKLKADGDGWIVPPKAAPFDFALVRLTDEKLALPIKPLPLWEGSRDNLTALLKQEGRKVTQAGYPEDHLDDLYVHQDCLITGWAQPGVLSHRCDTLPGDSGSPLLLKNADGWSLVAIQSSAPAAQDRYLADNRALAVPAIRDALNTLSSGVISASTPVTTPAQ encoded by the coding sequence ATGCGCATCGCGTTACCGCTGTTTTTGTGCTTTTTCTGTTTTACCGCCAGTGCCCTTGTACATGCAGACTCTCCTGATGATGCAGATTCCGACACACCTTCCATCAGCATGAAAGAAAAAACGGCCCTTTTCTTTGGTCACGATCAGCGCACACCGGTGGCTGCGGCGGCGCACTGGCCATGGCAGGCCATCGGGCAGATTGAAACCGAGAGCGGCAATTTATGCACCGCGACGCTCATTTCTAAACATCTTGTCCTCACGGCGGGCCATTGTGTGCTGGCGCCTCCGGGCAAAATAGACAAAGTCGTGGCGCTGAGATTCATTTCTCATGATCAGAAATGGCGATATCAGATCACCGCATTACAAACGCTGGTGGATCCGAAATTGGGCAAGAAACTGAAAGCGGATGGCGACGGCTGGATTGTTCCGCCTAAAGCGGCACCGTTTGATTTCGCACTGGTTCGCCTGACAGATGAAAAGCTGGCATTGCCGATCAAACCCCTGCCATTGTGGGAAGGCTCCCGTGACAACCTGACCGCTCTGCTGAAACAGGAAGGCAGGAAAGTGACCCAGGCCGGATACCCGGAAGATCATCTGGATGATTTGTATGTACATCAGGATTGTCTGATCACCGGATGGGCGCAACCGGGTGTGTTATCGCATCGCTGCGATACTTTGCCGGGCGACAGCGGCTCACCGTTGCTGCTGAAAAATGCCGATGGCTGGTCGCTGGTGGCAATTCAAAGTTCCGCGCCAGCGGCACAAGACCGTTATCTGGCCGATAACCGTGCGCTGGCCGTTCCGGCCATCCGCGATGCCCTGAATACGCTGTCCTCAGGTGTGATCAGTGCGAGCACGCCGGTAACGACGCCCGCTCAGTAA
- the ydgU gene encoding small membrane protein YdgU — protein sequence MLRRYLFEITLCSLILCGLITLFFYF from the coding sequence ATGCTGCGCCGCTACCTGTTCGAAATCACCCTGTGTTCCCTGATCCTTTGCGGTCTGATCACCCTGTTCTTCTACTTCTGA
- the asr gene encoding acid resistance repetitive basic protein Asr translates to MKKVLALVVAAAMGLSSVAFAAETTATPAPAAAATTAAPAPAAKHVTKHKTHKKVAQKAQAAKKHVKHAKKAAPVAQKAQAAKKHVKHAKKAAPVAQKAQAAKKHVKHAKKAAPAAKATPAA, encoded by the coding sequence ATGAAAAAAGTATTAGCTCTGGTTGTAGCCGCTGCAATGGGTCTGTCTTCTGTCGCTTTCGCTGCTGAAACTACTGCAACTCCGGCGCCAGCTGCTGCTGCAACTACCGCTGCTCCAGCACCTGCTGCCAAGCATGTGACTAAGCACAAAACTCACAAGAAAGTAGCTCAGAAAGCGCAGGCTGCTAAAAAACACGTGAAACACGCTAAGAAAGCGGCTCCAGTAGCTCAGAAAGCCCAGGCTGCTAAAAAACACGTGAAACATGCTAAGAAAGCTGCACCAGTAGCTCAGAAAGCCCAGGCTGCTAAAAAACACGTGAAACACGCTAAAAAAGCGGCTCCAGCTGCAAAAGCAACTCCAGCAGCATAA
- a CDS encoding carboxypeptidase M32 gives MTIAYKKLHDTFARLSRFGHLSAIAGWDAAAMMPPEGGQARSEALAELSVLTHQILTAKQVGEWLEQASGEQLNDVEQANLREMRRHYQQAALLPESLVQAKSLAGARCEQAWRIQRKSNDWEGFSDNLKEVVKLSRQEAQLRAEAAGISRYDALLDLYEPGMTSQKLDVLFGDLKTWLPDLLQTVVEKQKSETRIAPQGPFDIEKQRQLGLKVMGKLGFNFDAGRLDVSAHPFCGGVPQDVRITTRYNENEFLSAMMGVIHETGHARYEQNLPKEWLGQPVSNARSMGVHESQSLLFEMQLGCSEPFLKSVYPLVIEQFGHREGLDESNFMKLNQHVQPGLIRVDADELSYPAHVILRYEIEKALMEGEIEVDDIPALWNRKMQEYLGIDTVGNYRDGCMQDIHWTDGGFGYFPTYTLGAMYAAQLFQTANKAIPTLQDDIVRGDLTALFQWLQQNIWQHGSRFTTDQLMKNATGETLNPAFFRAHLEGRYL, from the coding sequence ATGACCATCGCCTATAAAAAATTACACGACACCTTCGCCCGTTTGTCCCGCTTCGGCCATTTATCGGCTATTGCAGGCTGGGATGCCGCGGCCATGATGCCACCGGAAGGCGGACAAGCCCGCTCGGAAGCGCTGGCTGAACTGAGCGTGCTGACGCATCAGATCCTCACGGCGAAACAGGTCGGTGAATGGCTGGAACAGGCCAGCGGCGAACAACTTAATGACGTTGAGCAGGCCAATCTGCGCGAAATGCGCCGTCACTATCAGCAGGCGGCTTTGCTGCCGGAAAGCCTGGTACAGGCAAAATCACTGGCCGGCGCACGTTGCGAGCAGGCGTGGCGTATCCAGCGTAAATCGAACGACTGGGAAGGCTTCTCGGATAACCTGAAAGAAGTGGTTAAGCTGAGCCGTCAGGAAGCACAGTTGCGCGCCGAGGCTGCGGGCATCAGTCGTTACGACGCCCTGCTCGATTTATACGAACCGGGCATGACCTCACAGAAGCTGGATGTGCTGTTTGGCGATCTGAAAACCTGGCTGCCGGACCTGTTACAAACCGTGGTTGAAAAGCAAAAATCCGAAACCCGTATTGCGCCACAGGGGCCGTTTGACATCGAAAAACAGCGGCAGCTTGGTCTGAAAGTGATGGGTAAACTGGGTTTTAATTTCGATGCCGGTCGTCTGGATGTCAGCGCGCACCCGTTCTGTGGCGGGGTTCCGCAGGATGTACGTATCACCACACGTTACAATGAAAATGAATTCCTCAGCGCCATGATGGGAGTTATCCACGAAACCGGTCATGCACGTTACGAGCAAAACCTGCCAAAAGAATGGCTGGGCCAGCCGGTTTCCAACGCCCGTTCGATGGGTGTTCACGAATCACAAAGCCTGCTGTTTGAAATGCAACTGGGTTGCAGCGAGCCGTTCCTGAAATCTGTGTATCCGCTGGTTATCGAGCAATTCGGTCACCGTGAAGGGCTGGATGAAAGCAACTTTATGAAGCTGAACCAGCACGTCCAGCCGGGCCTTATCCGTGTCGACGCCGATGAACTGAGCTATCCGGCCCACGTCATCCTGCGATATGAAATCGAAAAAGCGCTGATGGAAGGTGAAATAGAAGTTGATGATATTCCGGCCCTGTGGAACAGAAAGATGCAGGAATATCTTGGCATCGACACTGTCGGCAACTACCGCGACGGCTGCATGCAGGATATCCACTGGACCGACGGTGGCTTCGGTTATTTCCCGACATATACCCTCGGCGCGATGTACGCCGCGCAGTTGTTCCAGACGGCTAACAAAGCCATTCCGACGTTGCAGGATGACATTGTCCGCGGTGACCTGACCGCCCTGTTCCAGTGGCTGCAACAGAATATCTGGCAGCACGGCAGCCGGTTCACGACAGATCAGCTGATGAAAAACGCGACAGGCGAAACGCTGAATCCGGCGTTCTTCCGGGCGCATCTTGAAGGGCGATACTTGTAG
- the rstB gene encoding two-component system sensor histidine kinase RstB — protein MKKLFIQFFLLLLVCFLVMAMLVGLVYKVTAERTGRQSMNDLMKSSLYLMRSELREIPIKDWNKTINTLDLNLSFKLHIEPLGKRKLSPVLDQRLKDGEIIALDDEYTFIQRVPRSHYVLVVGPIPYLFYMHEMRLLDLGLLIFIGLSLALPVFLWMRPHWQDLLRLENSALRLGNGHLDERIDFDSTSSLNRLGVAFNQMADNISTLVASKKLLIDGIAHELRTPLVRLRYRLAISENLPESEQNAINRDIGQLEALIDELLTYARLDRPQVTLNLEKVNLAEWLEDKVDDFRLITERTILYDAPQNADFGGVDLRLMERVLDNLVNNGLRYSQQTLRVSLWLDSELACLQVEDDGPGIPPEERTRIFEPFVRLDPSRDRATGGCGLGLAIVHSIAVAYQGRIAVDGSPLGGASLRFSWPVKPTFNLAAEQPNHENQEGSHNDHRL, from the coding sequence ATGAAAAAGCTTTTCATCCAGTTCTTTCTGTTACTGCTGGTCTGTTTTCTGGTGATGGCGATGCTGGTCGGACTGGTTTACAAAGTCACCGCTGAACGTACCGGCCGTCAGTCCATGAACGATTTGATGAAAAGTTCGCTCTACCTGATGCGCAGTGAACTGCGGGAAATTCCGATTAAAGACTGGAACAAGACCATCAATACGCTGGATCTGAATCTGTCTTTCAAACTGCATATCGAGCCGCTCGGAAAACGCAAACTCAGCCCTGTGCTGGATCAACGTCTTAAAGACGGCGAAATTATTGCGCTTGATGACGAATACACTTTCATTCAGCGTGTGCCGCGCAGCCATTACGTGCTGGTGGTCGGCCCTATTCCGTACCTGTTTTATATGCATGAAATGCGGCTGCTGGATCTGGGGTTGCTGATCTTCATCGGTTTATCGCTGGCCCTGCCGGTATTCCTGTGGATGCGCCCGCACTGGCAGGATTTGCTGCGGCTGGAAAACTCCGCGCTGCGCCTCGGTAACGGCCATCTCGACGAACGTATTGATTTTGATTCCACCTCCAGCCTTAACCGGCTGGGCGTGGCCTTTAACCAGATGGCAGACAACATCAGTACGCTGGTCGCCAGTAAAAAACTCCTGATCGACGGTATCGCCCATGAGCTGCGTACGCCGCTGGTACGTCTGCGTTACCGGCTGGCGATCAGTGAAAACCTGCCGGAGTCGGAACAAAATGCCATCAACCGCGATATCGGGCAGCTTGAAGCGCTGATCGACGAATTGCTGACTTATGCACGTCTGGACCGTCCGCAGGTGACGCTTAACCTGGAAAAAGTCAATCTGGCCGAATGGCTGGAAGACAAAGTCGATGATTTCCGGCTGATCACCGAGCGCACCATTCTCTATGACGCGCCGCAAAATGCCGATTTCGGCGGTGTGGATTTACGTCTGATGGAGCGTGTGCTGGACAATCTGGTCAATAACGGTCTGCGCTATTCACAACAGACATTGCGCGTCAGCCTGTGGTTAGACAGTGAACTCGCCTGCCTGCAGGTTGAAGACGACGGGCCGGGCATCCCGCCGGAAGAACGTACCCGCATCTTTGAGCCCTTTGTTCGCCTGGACCCGAGCCGTGATCGCGCCACCGGCGGCTGCGGGCTGGGGCTGGCAATCGTCCATTCCATCGCCGTCGCTTATCAGGGGCGTATCGCCGTTGACGGCAGCCCGCTCGGCGGTGCCAGTCTGCGTTTCAGCTGGCCGGTAAAACCCACATTCAATCTGGCTGCAGAACAGCCTAATCACGAAAATCAGGAAGGGAGCCACAATGACCATCGCCTATAA
- the rstA gene encoding two-component system response regulator RstA, translated as MNKIVFVEDDAEVGNLIAAYLGKHDIDVLVEPRGDTAQARIEKEKPDLVLLDIMLPGKDGMTLCRDLRPIFPGPIVLLTSLDSDMNHILSLEMGASDYILKTTPPAVLLARLRLHLRQSPAQNSQNEQPVQTLKSGNALHFGQLCIDPVNREVTLVDETIVLSTSDFDLLWELATHAGRIMDREALLKNLRGVSYDGLDRSIDVAISRLRRKLYDNTLEPFRIKTVRNKGYLFAPNAWETLQE; from the coding sequence ATGAATAAAATCGTTTTTGTAGAAGATGATGCAGAAGTCGGCAACCTGATTGCCGCCTATCTGGGTAAACACGATATCGACGTGCTGGTTGAACCGCGTGGCGATACCGCGCAGGCGCGTATTGAAAAAGAAAAACCCGATCTGGTTCTGCTCGACATCATGCTGCCGGGCAAAGATGGCATGACATTATGCCGCGATTTACGCCCGATCTTCCCCGGCCCGATTGTGTTGCTCACATCACTCGACAGCGACATGAACCACATTTTGTCACTTGAAATGGGCGCCAGCGATTACATCCTGAAAACAACGCCACCAGCGGTACTTCTGGCCCGTTTGCGGCTGCATTTACGTCAGAGTCCGGCGCAGAATAGCCAAAATGAACAACCGGTTCAGACGCTCAAAAGCGGCAATGCCCTGCATTTCGGTCAGTTGTGCATCGACCCGGTTAACCGCGAAGTGACGCTGGTGGATGAAACGATCGTTCTTTCTACCTCCGACTTTGATTTGTTGTGGGAACTGGCAACACACGCCGGGCGCATTATGGATCGCGAAGCGCTGCTGAAAAACCTTCGCGGGGTCAGCTATGACGGGCTGGATCGCAGCATTGATGTCGCGATCTCCCGCCTGCGTCGCAAACTGTATGACAACACCCTTGAGCCATTTCGCATCAAAACCGTGCGCAATAAAGGCTATCTGTTTGCTCCCAACGCCTGGGAGACGTTACAGGAATGA
- a CDS encoding c-type cytochrome, with product MKKLTSFSLGLLALSISGLAHAAGDGSFEQVERGRYLATVGDCAACHTASTPDAKPFAGGVPIETPFGRLVGANITPDVQTGIGKWTFDDFQRAMSEGIGHGGKRLYGAMPFTAYTKVTREDNAAIWAYLQTLQPVHHEVETNQLPFPFNVRTSLMGWNWLNFTQGEFKPQMDKSAEWNRGAYIVEGLGHCGTCHTPKNMIGGDKDSEFLQGAVVEGWVAPDITSNKHTGVGNWTQEDLMQYLKTGSNRFDIASGPMAEEVTNSSQHWTDADLKAVAVYLKDSGHDSGSKAPAPVKADDKAMVAGKNIYADRCSACHTPAGKGQEGLFPRLADSPLINQTNATSLIRVVLTGSRPVATDSQPTAPSMPSFDANMSDADVANVLTYIRNSWGNAAAPVSASDVKELRAELKK from the coding sequence ATGAAAAAGTTAACCTCATTCTCACTCGGTTTACTGGCTTTGAGCATCAGCGGGCTGGCCCACGCGGCAGGCGACGGCTCTTTCGAACAGGTGGAACGTGGCCGGTATCTGGCAACGGTGGGCGACTGCGCCGCCTGTCATACCGCCTCCACGCCGGATGCCAAACCTTTTGCCGGCGGCGTGCCGATTGAAACACCATTTGGCCGTCTGGTCGGCGCAAACATTACGCCAGATGTGCAAACCGGTATCGGCAAATGGACGTTCGATGACTTCCAGCGTGCGATGTCCGAAGGCATCGGCCACGGCGGCAAACGTCTTTACGGTGCGATGCCGTTCACGGCCTACACCAAAGTAACCCGCGAAGATAACGCCGCCATTTGGGCGTATCTGCAAACCCTGCAACCGGTGCATCACGAAGTCGAGACTAACCAGTTGCCGTTCCCGTTCAACGTGCGTACCAGCCTGATGGGCTGGAACTGGCTGAACTTCACCCAAGGCGAATTCAAACCGCAGATGGATAAATCAGCGGAATGGAACCGTGGCGCGTATATCGTTGAAGGTCTGGGACACTGCGGCACCTGTCATACACCGAAAAATATGATTGGCGGCGACAAGGACAGCGAGTTCCTGCAAGGCGCGGTGGTGGAAGGCTGGGTTGCGCCGGATATCACCAGCAACAAGCACACCGGTGTCGGCAACTGGACGCAGGAAGATCTGATGCAATATCTGAAAACCGGGTCTAACCGTTTCGATATCGCTTCCGGTCCGATGGCGGAAGAAGTCACTAATTCGTCTCAGCACTGGACGGATGCTGATCTCAAAGCCGTGGCGGTGTACCTGAAAGACAGCGGTCATGACAGCGGCAGCAAAGCCCCTGCGCCGGTGAAAGCCGATGATAAGGCGATGGTGGCCGGGAAAAATATCTATGCTGACCGGTGTTCCGCATGCCATACGCCAGCCGGAAAAGGTCAGGAAGGTCTGTTCCCGCGCCTGGCCGATTCACCGCTCATCAACCAGACCAACGCCACGTCGCTTATCCGCGTGGTACTGACGGGCAGCCGTCCGGTGGCTACCGACAGCCAACCGACCGCGCCGTCGATGCCATCGTTTGATGCCAACATGAGCGATGCTGATGTCGCTAACGTGCTGACGTATATCCGTAACAGCTGGGGAAATGCCGCCGCGCCGGTTTCTGCCTCAGACGTGAAAGAGTTACGCGCAGAACTGAAGAAATAA